The window GGCCCATCGAGAAATGCATGATATTGCACGAGTCTTGGCGTTGAAGTCAATACTCGAGGATCCAATCACAAAAGAAGACTACGATGTATTAAGCGAAAGGGAACAAGAATTGACTACGTTACTCCACAAGTTAAAAGATAAGCTTCATGAAAATATGTCTAAGATAGATTTTCTGACAGGTGCTCCCACTCGCCAACCGTTTTTGCAAACTTTTTCTAAGGAACAAGCGAGAGCATTAAGAACAGGCGAGCGGTGCGTAATTGCGTTAATTGACCTGGACAATCTGAAGGATGTTAATGATACATACGGTCATTTGTCAGGTGATAAGGTTTTGAAAGATGCGGCGAAGTACCTCATCCGTAACCTCAGAAAATATGATTCTATTTGTCGATATGGAGGCGATGAATTTCTTATCTGCATACCGCAAACAACCCCGGATACCGCTCGAGAAATTATCACCCGGTTACAGATGGGATTGTCTTCGTTGCCTATCAGATTAGATGAAGAACTTGTTGTAAACATTACGGCTTCTGTTGGAGCTACAGTAATGGCAACTGAACAGTCCATTGATGAAATTATTGCTCGAGCTGATGAAGCCTTATACAATGCAAAAAGAAAGGGAAAAAATCAAATTATTTTTTTCGAAAATAATGGTTGAAGTATGGGTGCTTATATTCTTGCTGGTTTCTTAGTAATTAGGTAGGTGATACATTAAACTTATTATATTTGTGAAGGGACCGAGCGTGAGGTTTCACATTTTATGATAACGGGTAATGATTAATTTCTCGAGTAACAGATTATAAATACACGACATGGGGCGCCTAAATTTTTATCTTGATAATATGAAATAGAATCTTCGGCAATGTATCGAATAAATCATACAAACGAAAAAAATAAGAATAGAGAGAAAATACTTATAGTTGATGATGAAAAGATCTTAGCAGATTTGCTGAAGGAAATTGCCGAGGAGGAGGGTTTTGCAAGTGAAAGTGTGACGAATGGAATTGAGTGTCTAGAAAAGTTCAGGGACGGAGACTTTTACGACATAGTTCTTCTGGACATCCATATGCCAAAAATCAGTGG of the Thermodesulfobacteriota bacterium genome contains:
- a CDS encoding diguanylate cyclase; the protein is MISEHSDNQLNDDAARSHILSLEDGLTEHSKCLKDWHRSLLCGLPVSDVYLLKDGYLKCDFGKWYRNQTSTYLSNNEDFLLINKAHREMHDIARVLALKSILEDPITKEDYDVLSEREQELTTLLHKLKDKLHENMSKIDFLTGAPTRQPFLQTFSKEQARALRTGERCVIALIDLDNLKDVNDTYGHLSGDKVLKDAAKYLIRNLRKYDSICRYGGDEFLICIPQTTPDTAREIITRLQMGLSSLPIRLDEELVVNITASVGATVMATEQSIDEIIARADEALYNAKRKGKNQIIFFENNG